ATGTCCAAAATATATTGCTTCCCGGCTGCCGAGTAATCTTCTCAATCCCCCTTGAATGCCCTGACAACTTATATAGCAGACGATTTGGTTGGGAACGTATGTCCCATATCGCAAGTGTCGCATCCACGGAACCCGAGATGAGCAAACCCTCTTCCTCGAACAGCAACAATGATTTTACATAATCAGCATGGCCTAACAGAGTCTCCACACATTCCCCAGTACGAACGTTCCACCTTTTAATCGTACTGTCCCATGAACCCGTATATAGAAAGCGATCCTGGTCGTCGCCCATAAGACTCTCTACCTGGCAGCAGGTCACCGGTCCCCCGTGGCCTTTGTAGACTTTGCATGTTTTCCCATCATTCATATCGTACAGGCGACACACATGAGAGGCCTCGCATGTGAATACTCTGGGCAGTTGGTATCTCTTCGGTGTGGTACGATCGAGTTCGATGTTTAAGACCTTGGATTTTAAATCCTTTGGATTTCcatgtttatttttggacTTCTCAAGTTTTCGCTCTTCATTTCGAACAGCATCTTCCGTCTGAAATAAGTATGTTGGATTACTGGTTTGCATCCTGAACCTTGGCTATTCTAAAAGAGCGATCTAGGTtaagaaacaaatcaaGGAATGAAGAAGTATTAATTTCTCTAACGAATCGTATCTTTGGTACCAACGTTTTTTGGTAGTTCTTTTTCCACTCTTCTATACTATGATTCACCATCATAGTATCGTTTTAGTGTTCAGTAAAAATAGAATCGCTCCTCAGAAGTTTTACAGATCAAGACGGCTATTGTTTGTCTTTAgagttttcaatttcatatTAAAAGTTTCTCAAAACCAGCCTTTCCTGTGTAGTCGCTAAGGAATTTTGTGCCTCACTCATCATGGTCAAGaccaaaacaaagaagcagTCTCTGCATGTAGTATAACAAGAGAATTCACATCAAACAGAGTAAAGAGtgcaataaataaaaacaagggTGCAGCCAGTATGAAAGCTTCAACACAAAGCCGaaacgaaatcaaaaaggtaaagaCGGTCAGAGTGGGGCTCGAACCCACGACCTCATGATTAACAGTCATGCGCACTACCAACTGTGCTATCCGACCTTGGATGCTTTTCTGATATTCCAAAACAATTAATCCTAATTTGGTATTGACTAGTGTAGATTGGTTTTAATgctatttttaaaagaaacgaattATTGCTGGCAGAAGATATTCATTTGGTTTCTGAAAGGCAACATGTAGACCTTTGAAATACTTTGGCTTCTTTGATTTGAGATAAATTGGGTAATTGGGTTGAACTCCTTCAAGTGCTACTACGAGCTATATTGTCGCTGTCCAACAATTATGTAAAGCTATTCTCTAGtcagtaaataaaaaaaacttcCGTAAATTTGTGTTCTCATTAATCCATCAACCGAATAATTAATATACATTAGGAAACGCTTGTGTTCAACAGAAGCGAGTTACAGTTTTTCAACATAGGCAACAAGATTCGTAATTAAATCAGCTTTTTTTCCAGTAGATCGTAAGCTTCTGTCTCGTAAAATGTCTTTTAACTGGGGAACCTTCAAAATCTAGCAACTGTTAGTATGTTTGACAAAGGGTGATACGCAATGTAATTTTAcctttaattctttttctagtATTCCACTGTCatgcattttttttaactgAGAATCCTCCAGCGCAAATGATTGCTCTATATTTTCTTCGCGTTTCCGTTTTAGTGGAGCAACTGGATTCACATCCTCTTCACCCTCTTCTATTGGAATATCGTTATT
The nucleotide sequence above comes from Schizosaccharomyces osmophilus chromosome 3, complete sequence. Encoded proteins:
- a CDS encoding WD repeat protein; its protein translation is MQTSNPTYLFQTEDAVRNEERKLEKSKNKHGNPKDLKSKVLNIELDRTTPKRYQLPRVFTCEASHVCRLYDMNDGKTCKVYKGHGGPVTCCQVESLMGDDQDRFLYTGSWDSTIKRWNVRTGECVETLLGHADYVKSLLLFEEEGLLISGSVDATLAIWDIRSQPNRLLYKLSGHSRGIEKITRQPGSNIFWTCGSESSIRRWEIRREGGQSLDDEGFWGHQSNVYSLMFEPEDPESLWTASADKTVRQWSVYEGLHEETRFEHPDFCTDVLVLSDGNVCTACRDENVRLCNVNLGNLAHVYSGHYESVTKLLQWKSCLVTASLDGTLRSWNLDLSSVSNETNMASEDTFQKPEANQPQLTEEELAELEELMSD